Genomic window (Streptomyces sp. NBC_00078):
GCTGATGTTGTACGTCGTCGCGGTCACCACGGCGCTCGCGTATCCGCTGTACTTCGCGGGCGTCGCTGCGGTCCGGGCGGCCACCGCGTCCGTGATGATGCTCCGTGAACCGGTCAGCGCGGCCGTCCTTGCGGTGCTCTTCCTGGGCGAGCGGCTCACCGCGGCAACCGTCGCAGGCACAGGGGTACTGCTCGGGGCCATCGCCTGCCTCGCGGTCGCCGAGTCCCGGCTGGAGGCCAGGGTCTGAACGCCGTGAGGTGACACACGACGGTGGGGGTGCGCCGGGGTACATTCCCGGCGCACCCCCACCGCCGGGGCCGGCCGCGCCCGTCAACCCACCAGGCCTCGTCCGGTCAGGCCGCTGTCCCGAAGCCCTCGGCGCGCAGGTCCTTGTCGCGGAGCTGGGTGAAGTCGACGTCGAGTTTCGGTTCGTATGCCCCGGGCTGGATGCCGAGCTCGTGGGTGGAGTACTCGCCGAACCGCTTGATGTCTCGGTCAGGTACGGCGCAGCTCCTCGGCGGCGGGCAAGCTCAGCGCCCGGCGCGCACCCCGTCCAGCGCGATGGCAAGCACCCGGTCCCGCTGTGCGTCGTCGCTGAAGACCGTCCCGGTGACGCCCGCGACCATCCGCAGCAGGTCGCTGAAGTCCATGTCCTTGCGGGCCACGCCTGCCTGCTGTGCCCGCTCGAAGAGCGGCCCGCCTGCCGCGTACATCGACTCGCGGCAGGCCTCGAAGATCTCGGACTCGTCGTCGAGCGCCTCGCGCACGGCCCGCTTGGTCACCATGTATCCGGTGAACCGGGCCAGCCAGGAGGTCAGGGCCCGCCACGGCTCCAGGCCGGCGACCTCCTCGGCGACGCGGACGAGTTCGTTGACCTCGTCCGCGTACACGGTCTCGAACAGCTCGCGGCGAGACGGGAAGTTCCGGTACAGCGTGCCGATGCCGACCCCCGCGCGACGCGCGATGTCCTCCAGGGACGCCTCGGCGCCGTGCACGGCGAACGCCTCGCGCGCAGCCGCCAGCAGGGCGTCGTAATTGCGCGCGGCGTCCTTCCGATGGGGGCGCTTGGACGCCACGAGCTCACGGACGGGGAACGGCTGGGCCGACACTGCTGCCTCCCGGGGCGGTACGAGGTTGAACCGGAGGTGAGCCTCCGGTACAGTGGAGGGGTGCCTCCACTTTAGCAGTGTGGGTGCGCTCGCCGCGGATGCGTGCGGCCGCACGCATCCGCGACACGACGACACCCGGTGATTCCGCGGACCGCGCCGCAGCGCAGCGCGTGATCCGCCCACGTACCCCGTATCGACCACCTCACTTCCAGCTCCACCACCTTTCCGCGACCGCTCACCACCGCGGCCGTCGGCGTGCCCGCTGCCGTCCCGTCGGCAGTCCGGGTCCGTACGACCGTGGCCCGAGATCCTCGGCCGCACCCCGTTCGTTCGGAGAGGCTCTTCATGCCCCGCAAGTCCACCCGTCTCACCTTCGCGGTCCTCGCTACCGGTGCCGGTGTGTTCGCCATGCTGCAGTCGCTGATCGCGCCGGCCCTGCCGACCGTCCAGCACGCCATGCACACCTCACAGTCCACCGCGACCTGGGTGATGACGGCCTATCTGCTGTCCGCCTCCGTCTTCACCCCGATCCTCGGCCGCGTCGGCGACCTGATCGGCAAGAAGCGCACCCTCGTCTCCGTCCTGCTGGTCGTGCTGCTCGGCTGTCTGCTCGCCGCGCTCGCCCCGAACATCGGCGCCCTGATCGTCGCCCGGGTCGTCCAGGGCGTCGGCGGCGCGCTCTTCCCGCTCTCCTTCGGCATCATCCGGGACGAGTTCGCTCTGTCCGAGGTCAGCAGCAGCATCAGTAACCTGTCCGCCGTGATCGCCGCGGGCGGCGGCGTCGGCATCGTCGCGGCCGGCCCGATCGTGTCCGCGCTCGACTACCGCTGGCTGTTCTGGATCCCCGTCGCCGTCGTGGCGCTCACCACTCTGATAGCCCTGCGCTACGTCCCCGAGTCGCCCAACCGGGCGGAGGGGAAGGTCAGTTGGCTGGGCGCCGGCCTGCTGTCCGCCTGGCTGGTGGCGCTGCTGCTGCCGCTGAGTCAGGCGAGCGTGTGGGGCTGGGGATCGGTGAAGACGGTCGGTCTGTTCGCCGCGGCGGTCGTCCTGTTCACCGCATGGCTGCTCGCCGAGGCCCGTTCCCGCAC
Coding sequences:
- a CDS encoding TetR/AcrR family transcriptional regulator, whose translation is MSAQPFPVRELVASKRPHRKDAARNYDALLAAAREAFAVHGAEASLEDIARRAGVGIGTLYRNFPSRRELFETVYADEVNELVRVAEEVAGLEPWRALTSWLARFTGYMVTKRAVREALDDESEIFEACRESMYAAGGPLFERAQQAGVARKDMDFSDLLRMVAGVTGTVFSDDAQRDRVLAIALDGVRAGR
- a CDS encoding MFS transporter, with the protein product MPRKSTRLTFAVLATGAGVFAMLQSLIAPALPTVQHAMHTSQSTATWVMTAYLLSASVFTPILGRVGDLIGKKRTLVSVLLVVLLGCLLAALAPNIGALIVARVVQGVGGALFPLSFGIIRDEFALSEVSSSISNLSAVIAAGGGVGIVAAGPIVSALDYRWLFWIPVAVVALTTLIALRYVPESPNRAEGKVSWLGAGLLSAWLVALLLPLSQASVWGWGSVKTVGLFAAAVVLFTAWLLAEARSRTPLIDLRVMRLPAVWTTNTAALLFGAGMYALWSFLPGFVQTPSSAGYGFGASVTASGMLMLPMLVAMFFSGILSGRLEPVVGAKALLTAGAALGALALGLLAALHDQQWQIALVSGVFGLGIGLAFASMANLIVGSVPASQTGAATGMNANIRTIGGSIGAALTSVLVTGHLQPSGLPYASGYTHGFALLAVLCLAAALAALLVPVQRPRRLAGTPQATSETPAKPEPVAPGTRG